The following proteins are encoded in a genomic region of Liolophura sinensis isolate JHLJ2023 chromosome 5, CUHK_Ljap_v2, whole genome shotgun sequence:
- the LOC135466019 gene encoding G-protein coupled receptor dmsr-1-like produces MESNDGFIFNLSCGGDPLSPDAPSQSQLIQFSEWYANLHGYTSLAVCVFGIITNIFNITVLTRSDMTTPTNVLLTWLAVSDIWTMIPYIPFALHFYCIHSPFAVSPEKNSYLWMSFMLVLISFTATTHTISIWLGVAIAVLRYFQLKSTANGVQANKKRIKTAKIIAGVIYVVSIAGLIPNYLSNELETRQIDIQGVNRTIYVLKDLKLNSGDADLIVLLNVICYGLFAKVVPCVLMSVYGGALLYNLGVKGNRRHRRLSRMTSVTSMAEKRRTGRARTTKMLLTVLILFLLTELPQGILILLSVGMKGFFYRIYIPLGDLMDFIALLNNAVNFVLYCTMSHQFRIRFLQMFGQSSIKFRGSFRNSVSIKCAVTNNFTNGTPPKRQTTSRYGVPANCNGKPTITRINSKNGTCQTQTIEVV; encoded by the coding sequence ATGGAATCTAATGACGGTTTCATCTTTAACCTAAGCTGTGGCGGCGACCCCTTGTCCCCAGACGCGCCCAGCCAGAGTCAGCTTATCCAGTTCTCGGAATGGTACGCCAATCTCCATGGCTACACCAGTCTGGCCGTCTGCGTCTTTGGAATTATTACGAATATATTCAATATCACTGTCCTGACGCGAAGCGATATGACAACGCCGACCAACGTACTGCTGACGTGGTTAGCCGTCTCAGATATTTGGACGATGATTCCTTACATTCCATTTGCCCTGCATTTCTACTGTATTCATTCCCCATTTGCTGTCTCGCCAGAAAAGAATTCGTACCTATGGATGAGTTTTATGCTTGTGTTGATTAGCTTCACAGCAACAACGCACACAATCTCCATTTGGCTAGGGGTAGCCATAGCCGTTCTGCGCTATTTTCAACTCAAATCCACGGCTAATGGCGTCCAGGCAAATAAGAAACGAATCAAAACGGCGAAAATCATCGCCGGAGTTATTTACGTTGTCTCCATTGCTGGCTTAATACCGAACTATCTCAGTAATGAactggaaaccaggcaaattgaCATTCAAGGAGTCAACCGCACAATATACGTTCTCAAAGACTTGAAATTAAACTCTGGAGATGCCGATCTTATAGTTCTTCTCAATGTGATATGTTACGGTTTATTTGCCAAAGTTGTGCCCTGTGTTTTAATGAGTGTATACGGCGGAGCGCTTTTGTACAATTTAGGTGTGAAAGGCAACCGCAGGCACCGACGCCTTTCTAGAATGACTTCCGTGACGTCGATGGCGGAAAAACGTCGAACCGGAAGGGCGAGGACAACAAAAATGCTACTTACCGTGCTGATCTTATTTTTATTAACGGAGCTGCCTCAAGGTATCCTAATCCTGCTCAGTGTTGGAATGAAAGGATTTTTCTATCGGATTTATATTCCCTTAGGTGATTTGATGGATTTTATAGCATTGTTGAACAATGCGGTGAATTTCGTCCTTTATTGTACAATGAGTCATCAGTTTAGGATACGGTTTTTACAGATGTTCGGCCAGAGCTCTATTAAATTCAGAGGGAGCTTTAGAAATTCAGTGAGCATTAAATGTGCCGTGACGAATAACTTTACTAACGGTACACCCCCAAAAAGGCAAACCACATCGCGGTACGGTGTCCCAGCGAACTGTAATGGAAAACCAACCATTACACGGATAAACTCTAAAAACGGGACGTGTCAGACGCAAACAATTGAAGTCGTCTAA